Proteins from a single region of Thunnus albacares chromosome 16, fThuAlb1.1, whole genome shotgun sequence:
- the abracl gene encoding costars family protein ABRACL has product MDVPHEINLLVQEIQRLGSKNADGQTSVKFGVLFNDDRCANIFEALVGTLKAAKKRKVISFQGELLLQGVHDNVDIILLQE; this is encoded by the exons ATGGATGTCCCTCATGAAATAAATTTGCTGGTGCAGGAGATTCAGCGACTTGGCAGTAAAA ATGCTGATGGGCAAACCAGCGTGAAGTTCGGGGTGCTGTTTAATGACGACCGCTGTGCCAATATCTTCGAGGCGCTGGTGGGCACCTTGAAGGCAGCCAAGAAAAGGAAGGTGATCAGCTTTCAAGGCGAGTTGCTTCTCCAGGGCGTCCACGACAACGTCGATATCATCCTGCTCCAAGAATGA